One Candidatus Binatia bacterium genomic window carries:
- a CDS encoding aspartate ammonia-lyase, protein MSGATRVESDALGSVSLPARALYGVRTARALADLSFSGRRLGSYREYVAALATVKQAAARANHDAAVLPGNVADAIENACVQLRGGAHHNALVVDVLGGGGGVAVNMNVNEVIANLANIALGGEAGVYLPVDPKRHVNASQSTADVCHTGLRLAVLDRGDRLAAVLHRCVAVLQAQAATLAGVRTLARTCLQDALPASLGDLFRGYAAAVERRAAALGGVVEALNMVNLGGTVIGDGAGAPPAYRARVLDHLRALTGREVALRPDLGDAAQNCDDLAAVAAELALLAEVLIKVAQDLRLLSSGPAGGFDEIRVPATQEGSSFFPGKINPVLPETLLHCCMQVLGCERAARLALERAELNLNVFEPVVAVNVLDALEMLNAALGSFTEKCLVGLTANPDRCAALAATVPPRD, encoded by the coding sequence GTGAGCGGCGCGACGCGCGTCGAATCGGACGCACTGGGGAGCGTGTCGCTGCCGGCGCGGGCGCTGTACGGTGTACGTACCGCGCGGGCGCTGGCCGATCTCAGCTTCTCGGGGCGGCGACTCGGCAGCTACCGCGAGTACGTGGCGGCGCTGGCAACGGTGAAGCAGGCGGCGGCACGTGCGAATCATGACGCCGCTGTGTTGCCGGGGAACGTCGCCGATGCGATCGAGAACGCCTGCGTGCAATTGCGCGGCGGCGCCCATCACAATGCCCTGGTCGTCGATGTGCTCGGGGGCGGCGGCGGTGTCGCGGTCAACATGAACGTCAACGAGGTGATCGCCAACCTCGCCAACATTGCTCTGGGCGGCGAGGCGGGCGTCTACCTGCCGGTAGACCCCAAGCGCCACGTAAATGCATCGCAGTCGACGGCCGATGTGTGTCACACGGGGCTGCGTCTCGCCGTGCTCGACCGCGGCGACCGTCTCGCCGCGGTCCTGCACCGCTGCGTGGCGGTGCTGCAGGCGCAAGCCGCGACCCTGGCGGGCGTTCGTACCCTCGCCCGCACGTGCTTGCAGGACGCCTTGCCGGCGTCGCTCGGCGATCTCTTCCGCGGCTACGCCGCGGCGGTGGAAAGGAGAGCGGCGGCGCTCGGTGGGGTCGTCGAGGCCTTGAACATGGTGAATCTCGGCGGCACGGTGATCGGCGATGGCGCGGGTGCGCCGCCCGCGTACCGCGCGCGGGTGCTCGATCACCTCCGCGCGCTTACCGGACGCGAGGTCGCACTGCGTCCCGACCTCGGAGACGCCGCGCAGAACTGCGACGACCTGGCGGCGGTGGCGGCGGAACTGGCACTGCTGGCGGAAGTGCTGATCAAGGTCGCCCAGGATCTGCGTCTGTTGTCGTCGGGGCCGGCCGGGGGCTTCGACGAGATCCGCGTGCCGGCCACTCAGGAGGGGTCTTCGTTCTTCCCCGGAAAGATCAATCCGGTGCTTCCCGAGACGCTATTGCACTGCTGCATGCAGGTGCTCGGCTGCGAGCGTGCGGCCCGTCTCGCCCTGGAACGTGCGGAGCTTAACCTCAACGTGTTCGAACCCGTGGTCGCGGTGAACGTGCTGGACGCCCTCGAAATGCTGAACGCGGCGCTGGGCTCGTTCACCGAGAAATGTCTCGTCGGCCTGACGGCGAACCCGGACCGCTGCGCCGCCCTCGCAGCGACCGTACCGCCGCGCGATTAG
- a CDS encoding PA0069 family radical SAM protein has translation MSSRHPPPSRGTTANPANRYEPLHIEPAGDEDSGAGDPEWGDDRAEPTLFLRDTSRSVLAENDSPDVGFRFSLNPYRGCEHGCTYCYARPSHEYLSFSAGLDFERRILVKPDAPELLRAALMSPRWVPQVVALSGNTDCYQPVERRLGLTRRCVEVFLEFVNPVSIITKSHLVTRDVDRLAALAAYRAVHVQLSITSLDPDVARRMEPRAARPDRRLEAVRVLSAAGVPTGVSVAPVIPGLNDEEIPRILEAAADAGACNAIWQLVRLPRPVDDLFARWLAEQFPARRHRVLNRIRECRNGCLTDTRFGTRMRGEGVYAEHVAALFRTAARRTGLDRPFPPLGTSAFRRPARAGEQLRLY, from the coding sequence ATGTCCTCACGCCACCCACCGCCGTCGCGGGGAACGACGGCGAACCCCGCGAACCGCTACGAACCGCTGCACATCGAGCCCGCCGGCGACGAGGACAGTGGAGCCGGAGATCCCGAGTGGGGCGACGACCGCGCCGAGCCGACGCTGTTCTTGCGCGATACGAGTCGTAGCGTGCTCGCCGAAAACGACAGCCCCGATGTGGGTTTCCGTTTCAGTCTCAATCCCTATCGCGGCTGCGAGCACGGCTGTACCTACTGTTACGCGCGACCGTCCCACGAGTACCTGAGCTTCAGTGCGGGCCTCGACTTCGAGCGCCGGATCCTGGTGAAGCCCGACGCTCCGGAATTGCTGCGCGCCGCCCTGATGTCGCCCCGTTGGGTTCCGCAAGTCGTCGCTCTCTCCGGCAATACCGACTGCTATCAGCCCGTCGAACGCCGTCTGGGACTCACCCGTCGCTGTGTCGAGGTCTTTCTCGAATTCGTCAACCCGGTGAGTATCATCACCAAGAGCCATCTGGTGACCCGAGACGTCGATCGGCTCGCCGCCCTTGCCGCGTACCGCGCCGTACACGTGCAGCTTTCGATCACCTCCCTCGACCCGGACGTGGCGCGCCGCATGGAGCCGCGGGCGGCGAGGCCCGACCGGCGGCTGGAAGCGGTGCGCGTTCTGAGCGCCGCCGGCGTTCCCACGGGCGTGTCGGTCGCGCCGGTCATCCCCGGTCTGAACGACGAGGAGATCCCGCGCATACTCGAAGCTGCCGCGGATGCCGGTGCGTGCAATGCCATCTGGCAGCTGGTGCGCTTGCCGCGGCCCGTGGACGACTTGTTCGCGCGCTGGCTTGCCGAGCAGTTTCCGGCGCGCCGCCACCGCGTCCTCAACCGGATTCGGGAATGTCGCAACGGTTGCCTGACCGACACGCGCTTCGGCACGCGCATGCGCGGCGAAGGCGTGTACGCCGAGCACGTAGCGGCACTCTTCCGCACCGCCGCACGACGGACCGGCCTCGATCGGCCGTTCCCGCCGCTCGGCACATCCGCGTTCCGACGCCCGGCGCGCGCCGGCGAGCAGTTGCGGCTGTATTGA
- a CDS encoding XRE family transcriptional regulator: MTTPLDDISATEVGERLRLARESAGIKQSEAATAISVARTTLIAIEQGQRRVRMNELQQLARLYGTSVNALLRREAVHVDLTPRFRKLFISTARAEDEAAQLLSNLAKAEVELENLLGVKRPRNYPPERPLLPGDVRAQAEQDAAELRQRLGLGIRPVEDIVKLLELELGVRVYVRRFDGRISGLFGYDEALGACILLNANHPRDRRTQTAAHETGHLVADRRKPEILHVDAPETSREERYASAFGRAFLTPARAVMQKFQDVTAGSDVLTRRHVIVLAHFFGVSREALVRRLEELKLAKTGTWDWFQDNGGITDDQERQVLGDLSAPDAQKADADRPTTLRLNMLAGEAYRRNLLSEGQLARLLQLDRVELREILDRLEMEGSGAVGVPHVLD, from the coding sequence ATGACCACGCCGCTCGACGACATCTCCGCCACCGAAGTCGGCGAACGCCTGCGCCTCGCCCGCGAAAGCGCCGGCATCAAGCAGTCCGAAGCCGCAACGGCCATCTCAGTTGCGCGCACGACACTGATCGCGATCGAACAGGGGCAACGCCGCGTCCGCATGAACGAGCTGCAGCAGCTTGCGCGGCTGTACGGCACCTCCGTGAACGCGCTGTTACGGCGCGAAGCCGTCCACGTGGACCTCACGCCGCGGTTTCGCAAACTCTTCATCAGCACCGCACGGGCGGAGGATGAGGCGGCACAATTGCTCTCCAATCTCGCCAAGGCCGAAGTCGAGCTGGAGAATCTCCTGGGCGTGAAGCGCCCGCGGAACTATCCGCCCGAGCGACCGCTTCTTCCGGGAGATGTCCGGGCACAGGCGGAACAAGACGCCGCGGAACTGCGCCAGCGTCTTGGTCTCGGTATCCGGCCCGTTGAGGACATCGTCAAGCTGCTGGAACTCGAACTCGGTGTTCGCGTCTACGTCCGCAGGTTCGATGGCCGCATCTCGGGATTGTTCGGCTACGACGAAGCGCTGGGCGCCTGCATCTTGCTGAACGCCAATCATCCGCGTGACCGCCGCACGCAAACCGCCGCGCACGAAACCGGACACCTGGTGGCCGACCGTCGCAAGCCGGAGATCCTGCACGTCGACGCGCCGGAGACTTCCCGCGAAGAGCGCTATGCCAGCGCCTTCGGCCGCGCCTTCCTCACGCCCGCGCGCGCCGTGATGCAGAAGTTCCAGGATGTGACCGCCGGCTCGGACGTATTGACGCGCCGTCACGTCATCGTGCTGGCGCACTTCTTCGGCGTGTCGCGCGAAGCCCTGGTCCGCCGGCTGGAGGAATTGAAGCTCGCCAAAACGGGGACGTGGGATTGGTTCCAGGACAACGGCGGCATCACGGACGACCAGGAGCGTCAGGTGCTAGGCGACCTCAGCGCGCCTGACGCGCAGAAGGCGGACGCGGATCGCCCGACGACGCTGCGCCTCAACATGCTCGCAGGCGAGGCCTATCGCCGGAATCTTTTGAGCGAGGGACAGCTTGCGCGTCTCTTGCAACTCGACCGCGTCGAGCTGCGCGAGATCCTGGACCGGCTGGAGATGGAAGGGAGCGGGGCGGTCGGTGTCCCTCACGTGCTTGACTGA
- a CDS encoding type II toxin-antitoxin system HipA family toxin: MALHLVGENIDKDRSYYLVETGRLVQLMRGIYVDAHDEVEATILKHAVRIAKYLYPKAFLSGASAALLAPTRDGRLFLSGRRIQRTRIRALEIIQNAAPKHPSIAEAVIDDGMGEFRVNVSSMRQRFLEAFRLRSEHASAIDETMRETTAARLVEEYGSAHAAADAVWALARENGWNREGELAERFLVRLSHIQNAKNLAALDLIVAWHGAPIGHLTHDGFEWRWKPLDGGSLPLVRQTTPGKLPPFIVSLLPEGWLERVLKDQDERALLRSGKRYMSNISVVERESELAGLPPDILLTRLEAYTKDGTFTGQYHGPGRGDLEHSFEQNLAELYARADTPRLSGVQIKAPMYLDPAGTLAPSTGKPFTHILKPAGTSGFEALPVVEWLGMELGRAAGLAVPSTALVKMPDGMPPALIVERFDIRDALDDKRMLALEDLCSVLDLSPDAKYSATMERVARAVRPLSTEPEEDILIILKRALFAWLVADGDMHLKNMALLKTAGSGDTTFRIVRMAPLYDALTTRVFPRLDKDRLALKLSGKDDNLDRGDFRTFASTVGLKVSDADAAIDAMLKQLALALDRVVLPKGLHYEQTSEKAASQVLDLCRRRVEAFG; the protein is encoded by the coding sequence ATGGCCCTGCACCTGGTTGGCGAGAACATAGACAAGGACCGAAGCTACTACCTCGTCGAGACAGGAAGGCTCGTACAGCTGATGCGGGGCATCTATGTCGACGCCCATGATGAGGTCGAAGCGACCATCCTGAAGCACGCCGTCCGTATTGCGAAATACCTCTATCCGAAGGCGTTTTTGTCCGGCGCAAGCGCCGCCCTTCTCGCGCCGACCCGCGACGGGCGGCTTTTTCTGAGCGGCCGACGGATTCAGCGCACGCGCATTCGGGCGCTGGAGATCATCCAAAACGCAGCGCCCAAACATCCGTCCATCGCCGAAGCGGTCATCGATGACGGCATGGGAGAATTCCGAGTCAACGTCTCATCCATGCGACAGCGCTTTCTAGAGGCGTTCCGGCTGAGGAGCGAACACGCCAGCGCCATTGACGAAACGATGCGGGAGACAACCGCCGCCCGCTTGGTCGAGGAATACGGGAGCGCGCACGCTGCAGCGGACGCGGTCTGGGCTCTCGCGCGAGAGAACGGCTGGAACCGTGAAGGCGAGCTGGCCGAGCGGTTCCTTGTCCGGCTGTCGCATATCCAGAATGCGAAGAACCTCGCCGCACTGGACTTGATCGTCGCCTGGCATGGTGCGCCCATCGGTCATCTCACGCACGACGGCTTCGAGTGGCGATGGAAGCCGCTGGATGGCGGCAGCCTTCCGCTGGTGCGGCAGACGACGCCGGGTAAGTTGCCGCCCTTCATCGTTTCGCTGCTCCCGGAAGGGTGGCTGGAACGTGTGCTGAAGGATCAGGACGAGCGCGCGTTGCTGCGATCAGGCAAACGCTACATGTCAAACATCAGCGTCGTGGAGCGTGAAAGCGAGTTGGCGGGGTTGCCACCGGACATTTTGCTGACGCGGCTTGAGGCGTACACGAAGGACGGCACTTTCACCGGGCAGTATCACGGGCCGGGACGTGGCGACCTCGAACACAGCTTCGAACAAAACCTTGCAGAGCTTTATGCGCGCGCGGACACGCCGCGGTTGTCGGGGGTTCAAATCAAGGCTCCGATGTATCTCGACCCGGCGGGAACGCTCGCGCCGAGCACGGGGAAACCATTCACGCATATTCTGAAACCTGCCGGAACAAGCGGGTTCGAGGCTCTTCCCGTTGTCGAATGGCTCGGGATGGAGCTTGGAAGAGCTGCGGGGTTGGCAGTGCCGTCGACGGCGCTCGTCAAGATGCCCGACGGGATGCCCCCCGCTCTCATCGTCGAGCGGTTCGATATTCGCGATGCGCTCGACGACAAGCGCATGCTGGCGCTCGAAGATTTGTGCTCCGTGCTGGATCTCTCCCCCGACGCGAAATACAGCGCGACAATGGAGCGCGTCGCCCGCGCAGTGCGTCCGCTTTCGACCGAACCAGAAGAGGACATTTTGATCATTCTGAAGCGGGCGCTGTTTGCGTGGCTGGTTGCCGATGGCGACATGCATCTGAAGAACATGGCCCTGCTGAAGACCGCGGGATCGGGCGACACGACGTTTAGGATCGTCCGGATGGCCCCGTTGTATGATGCGCTCACCACGCGCGTCTTTCCGCGCCTCGACAAGGATCGTCTTGCGCTCAAGCTGAGCGGCAAAGACGATAATCTCGATCGCGGAGATTTCCGCACCTTCGCAAGCACCGTTGGCCTAAAAGTGAGCGATGCGGATGCGGCAATCGACGCGATGCTGAAGCAGCTCGCGCTTGCGCTGGATCGCGTCGTGCTGCCAAAGGGGCTGCACTACGAACAGACCAGTGAGAAGGCAGCAAGCCAGGTCCTCGACCTGTGCCGGCGGCGGGTCGAGGCGTTCGGATAA
- a CDS encoding 7-cyano-7-deazaguanine synthase produces the protein MSAAAPDILAPHPHLSVAVIEAGGRPPRSSLPCVIGENVRFSTESLESYFFARWEPVAYDALLVAAAVEFCDRTQHRPAFAWGREFELCVPVHDPDRWNQKPVGNTLHDALNCLTGDRWSISFCPRKAPLDPPRQVQFPLSPNVSAVMPFSDGLDSRAVAGLMARELGDKLIRIRLGHTLSPPKQPFTAVPYKVVRGKRAFVESSARARGFKFALIAGIAAHFANANQIILSESGQGALGPALLPVGQAYEDYRTHPLFTAHMEQFLAAILGCRVSFKFPQLWHAKGETLSRFVRKCAGGSWAQTWSCWQQARQVSVDQKKRQCGICAACMLRRLSIHAAGLTESRSTYVWEDLGAATFEAGAAASFDNRKITRAMREYAIAGTLHLDHLAALAHSPANARVLALNAAQLSQSCNLALTDTRQRLDRLLAQHESEWKSFMESLGSNSFVAHWAIHDR, from the coding sequence ATGAGCGCTGCGGCACCAGACATCCTCGCCCCGCATCCGCATCTGAGCGTCGCGGTCATTGAAGCCGGGGGACGCCCGCCGCGGTCTTCGCTTCCGTGCGTGATCGGGGAGAACGTGCGCTTTTCGACCGAAAGCCTTGAGTCGTATTTCTTCGCCCGCTGGGAACCTGTCGCTTACGATGCGCTCCTTGTCGCGGCGGCGGTGGAGTTTTGCGATCGAACTCAACACCGCCCGGCCTTCGCGTGGGGGCGGGAGTTCGAGCTGTGTGTCCCCGTCCACGATCCTGACCGCTGGAACCAAAAGCCTGTTGGCAACACGCTGCACGACGCGTTGAATTGTCTGACCGGCGATCGCTGGAGCATCAGCTTTTGCCCCCGCAAAGCTCCGCTCGACCCACCGCGCCAGGTTCAGTTTCCGCTCAGCCCCAACGTGTCAGCGGTGATGCCTTTCAGCGATGGGCTGGATTCCCGCGCCGTCGCCGGACTGATGGCGCGCGAGCTCGGCGACAAGCTGATCCGCATCCGCCTCGGCCACACGCTGTCGCCTCCCAAGCAGCCCTTCACCGCCGTCCCGTACAAAGTCGTGCGCGGGAAGCGCGCGTTCGTCGAATCAAGCGCACGCGCGCGCGGGTTCAAGTTCGCGCTCATCGCGGGCATCGCCGCGCATTTCGCGAACGCCAATCAGATCATTCTTTCCGAAAGCGGCCAGGGGGCTCTGGGACCCGCCTTGCTGCCCGTGGGACAGGCGTATGAGGATTATCGCACCCATCCGCTCTTCACCGCGCACATGGAGCAGTTTCTAGCCGCGATCCTCGGATGCCGCGTTTCGTTCAAGTTCCCGCAGCTGTGGCACGCGAAGGGGGAGACGCTCTCCCGCTTCGTCCGCAAATGTGCGGGCGGGTCTTGGGCACAGACGTGGTCATGTTGGCAGCAGGCGCGGCAGGTCAGCGTGGACCAGAAAAAGCGTCAGTGTGGTATCTGCGCCGCCTGCATGCTCCGTCGCCTGAGCATCCACGCCGCGGGTCTCACGGAATCAAGGAGCACCTACGTCTGGGAGGATCTTGGCGCGGCAACCTTTGAAGCCGGCGCCGCCGCCAGCTTCGACAACAGGAAGATCACGCGGGCGATGCGCGAATATGCCATCGCCGGCACTTTGCACCTCGACCATCTCGCGGCGCTGGCGCATTCACCCGCCAACGCGAGAGTTCTCGCGCTCAATGCCGCTCAGCTCAGCCAATCGTGCAACCTGGCGCTCACCGATACGCGCCAGCGGCTTGATCGCCTGCTCGCGCAGCACGAGAGCGAGTGGAAATCATTCATGGAATCCCTCGGATCCAACTCCTTTGTCGCCCATTGGGCAATTCACGACCGATGA
- the rfaD gene encoding ADP-glyceromanno-heptose 6-epimerase, with product MIERSPDFADARILVTGGAGFIGSAVVWALNREGARDVWVADILGDSDKWRNLAALDFREYLEADDLLPRLEDGRLERFDFVFHLGACSSTTERAASFLFRNNTDFTCRLAAAALARGTRFVYASSAATYGDGGRGMDDNDPNLRRLRPLNMYGYSKHLFDLYAQREGWLERIAGLKYFNVFGPNEDHKGDMRSVVHKAYGQVLETGTIRLFKSYRPDYPDGGQQRDFLYVKDAAAMTLHLARTAEANGIFNVGSGTANPWLALARAVFAAMQREPRIEFIDMPESLRAKYQYFTRADIGRLRASGYVAAVTPLAEAVADYVRNYLMHDRRLGDEPEL from the coding sequence ATGATCGAGCGGTCTCCCGATTTTGCCGACGCCCGGATTCTGGTCACCGGCGGCGCGGGTTTCATCGGCAGCGCCGTGGTCTGGGCGCTCAACCGTGAGGGGGCACGCGACGTCTGGGTCGCCGACATTCTCGGGGACAGCGACAAGTGGCGGAATCTGGCGGCGCTCGATTTCCGGGAGTACCTCGAGGCCGACGACCTGCTGCCGCGGCTCGAGGATGGCCGTCTTGAACGGTTCGACTTCGTCTTTCACCTCGGAGCCTGCTCGTCGACGACGGAACGTGCCGCCTCGTTCCTGTTCCGCAACAACACCGATTTCACGTGCCGCCTCGCCGCCGCCGCCCTCGCCCGCGGCACCCGGTTCGTGTACGCGTCCTCCGCGGCTACCTACGGCGACGGCGGCCGGGGCATGGACGACAACGATCCGAACCTGCGCCGGCTGCGTCCGCTGAACATGTACGGGTACTCCAAGCACCTGTTCGATCTGTATGCGCAACGCGAGGGCTGGCTCGAGCGGATTGCCGGCCTGAAGTACTTCAACGTCTTCGGTCCCAACGAAGACCACAAGGGCGATATGCGCAGCGTCGTGCACAAGGCTTACGGGCAAGTCCTTGAGACGGGCACGATCCGGCTGTTCAAGAGCTACCGTCCCGACTATCCCGACGGCGGGCAACAACGCGACTTCCTTTACGTAAAGGATGCCGCCGCGATGACGCTGCACCTCGCCCGTACCGCCGAGGCCAACGGCATCTTCAACGTCGGCTCGGGTACGGCCAATCCGTGGCTTGCGCTCGCTCGTGCGGTGTTCGCGGCAATGCAGCGCGAGCCCCGGATCGAGTTCATCGACATGCCGGAGTCGCTGCGCGCGAAGTATCAGTACTTCACGCGGGCCGACATCGGCAGGCTGCGAGCGTCGGGGTACGTGGCGGCCGTGACGCCTCTGGCGGAGGCCGTTGCGGACTATGTCCGCAATTACCTGATGCACGATCGCCGGCTCGGCGACGAGCCGGAACTTTAG
- a CDS encoding outer membrane lipoprotein-sorting protein — translation MHRVFVAIGLSVLLVPIAAPAVAAESARAILDRARALDDTTRAWTDRVQLMSLTIHEPGGGTRVRELKVFTKRSPGGGERAVSFFVSPREVEGVGFLQWSRPDADAEQWLYLPELKRTRQIAARLRDESFMSTDLSYRDLDILAEFQRWPEAVAPSRLAGTETVDGNLTDVVELRPTMAGMPYGRIVVWMDRADLTPRRLEFRNADDTVAKTVILDDIRPVGAIPTPHRLEMRTAASGSRTVVTFPEVKYDTDLADELFTQRALERGLP, via the coding sequence ATGCACCGCGTCTTCGTCGCCATCGGTCTCTCCGTTCTGCTCGTCCCGATCGCCGCACCGGCCGTGGCCGCGGAATCGGCGCGCGCCATCCTCGACCGCGCCCGCGCCCTCGACGACACGACCCGAGCCTGGACCGATCGCGTGCAGCTCATGTCGCTTACCATCCACGAGCCCGGCGGCGGTACGCGCGTGCGCGAGCTCAAGGTTTTCACGAAGCGTTCCCCCGGCGGCGGCGAAAGAGCCGTGTCGTTCTTCGTCTCGCCACGCGAAGTCGAGGGAGTCGGCTTCCTGCAGTGGTCCCGACCCGACGCCGACGCCGAGCAGTGGCTCTACCTGCCGGAGCTGAAACGCACCCGTCAGATCGCCGCGCGGTTGCGCGACGAGAGCTTCATGAGTACCGACCTCAGTTACCGCGACCTCGACATTCTCGCCGAGTTCCAGCGCTGGCCCGAAGCGGTGGCCCCCTCCCGCCTCGCCGGCACGGAAACCGTCGACGGCAATCTGACCGACGTCGTCGAGCTGCGCCCCACGATGGCGGGAATGCCCTACGGGCGTATCGTCGTCTGGATGGACCGTGCGGACCTCACGCCGCGCCGCCTCGAGTTCCGCAATGCCGACGACACCGTCGCCAAGACGGTTATCCTCGACGACATTCGCCCGGTCGGTGCCATCCCTACTCCGCATCGCCTCGAAATGCGCACGGCGGCGAGCGGCTCTCGCACGGTGGTCACCTTTCCGGAGGTGAAGTACGACACCGACCTGGCCGACGAGTTGTTCACGCAACGGGCACTGGAACGTGGGTTGCCATGA